In Candida albicans SC5314 chromosome 4, complete sequence, the genomic window CAGCAGTTGCAATTTCGATATTTGATTCTTTAATGTCGTTAAGTAAAGTCTTATCATTCACCACGGATACTGTGGCTCCCAGATCATATACCAATAGgtttgttttcttcttttgttcaCTTAATTTTGtatgatttttcaaattcaatattaattgttctttgtttttgttggtaTCGCCAATTTCATGATATGTAGATGTTGCGTTTATTTCGCTATAACGTCCTACTTCCTCAATTTTATTGGCTAATTGTTGTCATTCATCCTTCTTTTTATTGTTCTTGGATGAAACATTATTGACTTGTACTGTATTTTTTGCAGCATTTACCACTTTAGGATAATCTCTATTTGATCTTATTTCATTCAACAATGTCATACTATCTGGCAATTTGTAAATGGGATCTGCTTTATACAATTCATAATGTTGAGCATAAATCtctaaaaacaaatttgagAATCCAAGTTTATATGACAGCATGTAAATTTGCAGATGTAAGTACCATGGTGAGACACCGCTAACGAGAAATTTAAGAATAATATCATCGTGCTGGTGGTCATTGGTCATTAAATGTTGACATAACAAAAATGCTGATTCTCTTTCAAGTTCTCTCAGTTTAGATTGTAACTTGAAAAGAgcttttccaattctttcaGCAGCAGAAACATCTGGTTTTGAAATAATCATCTCGTAAACttttttaaacaaattcGGAACAAATTGTGGCTGTCCATCATTCATCTCTCTAGAAACATTTGGACtaacttttctttctattaATTCGGATATCTTCATGTAGAAGATTCTGATCATATCATTCAAGTGTTTACCTGTGTATGGCGTATATTGGATCTTTTCGATTCCAATTTCGTCCTCGTTCTCTGCCTCCATGAAAGCATCAAAAACCTGAGGGTGAAACCTTTTAACCTGATTAAAACACATGATCCAGGTATTAACCAACTCTGAATTATCAATGtccaaatattttaatttttcaaatgattttatAGTATCTGCATACTTTGAGTTGATGTACGTTTCTAAagattgatattttgaGTCACTATTGTTCTCCAACTTATCATGCAAGTGGTTAATTTCTCTCCTGGAATCTTGTACCAAGAGTGAAAGTGTACCCATCATCTTTCTGAGCTCAGCATCGCTAAATTCAGCCATTTATAAGGATGTCTTTAGCTTTCAATTGCAACTCTTTGAAATATGATACCAAAAAAGATTTatgaaataaatcaataacttATTTACCAATTAGCAACTTTTGTAttccaaaatttgaaaatactATATTAAACTTTGTATTATTCTCAAGACGTGATGAATAACCAAAGATTTACCAAGCTTCTAATCTGTTCGTCTGCCAGCGTGCGCGAAACAGTAAACTCCGGAATGTCACAGGTAATCGGTGCTTAATATATGTTAAATGTGCTAAGTATGTCCGTATCAATCTACGTGGTATGACAATACTaagaatttaaatataaaaagataatttattgactaaatacaaaataaatatgaCTATTATTTATCTTTCAATCTAATTCGACCTTGGGAATATCAGGTGTTCGCTGTCTATTCTCCAACACTTGAACCTCCATTCTAGAAAAAGTGatgataaaatattttcttgagtgaaaatttttcactgtCGACAACGAGTGCTCAAcagaaaatatttcatcTTGTGTCGGGTAAAATTAGCTTGGAAGACCTACCCTATAGCGAACAATTTGTGAAATCAGAATTGtcaatggaaaaaaaaatatatacgCGATAAAAGCATCTCATCTCATCTCTCTCTTGTTATATTGAAGTCGATCAACCACACCACTATACAATCATGGGTACTAGTACAAGTGAAGCATTGAAGAacatcaaaaacaaacagCGAAGACAGAAAGTTTTTGCAGAAATAAAACatgaaaagaataaacAACGTCATAAGCAAAGAGCCGAAAGAGCTAaggaagaaagagaaaaccCCGAATTAAGAGAGGAAAGAATAGCAGCTAATATCCCAGATACTATAGATAGCAAACGTATTTATGATGAGACTATAGCTGCTGAAGTTGAAGGAGATGACGAGTTTCAGTCATATTTCACTAACTTGTTGGAAGAACCAAAGATTTTGTTGACAACAAGTGCCAATGCTAAAAAACCGGCCTATGAATTTGCAGACATGATCATGGACTTTTTACCGAATGTGACATTTATCAAAAGGAAGAAGGAATATACAATGCAAGATATGGCCAAATATTGCTCGAATAGAGACTTCACTGCATTGCTTGTCATCAACGAAGACAAGAAGAAGGTCAATGGTATAACGCTCATCAATTTACCTGAAGGGCCaacattttatttttcgaTTACATCAATAGTTGATGGGAAAAGAATTAAGGGACACGGGAAAGCTGGTGATTATTTACCTGAGATtgtattgaataatttcaattccaGATTGGGTAAAACTGTGGGAAGACTATTTCAAAGTATTTTCCCTCATAAACCTGAACTTCAAGGAAGACAAGTGATTACTTTGCACAATCAACgtgattatatttttttcagaAGACATAGATATATTTTCAGAAATGAGGAAAAGGTTGGATTGCAGGAATTGGGTCCGCAGTTTACATTAAAGCTAAGAAGAATGCAAAAGGGAGTACGTGGTGATGTTGTTTGGGAACACAGACCAGATATGGAAAGAGATAAGAAGaagttttatttataaGCGGGTGTATAAAGGTAGTAGTAGTGCGTTTGTAagtatgtgtgtgtgtttaTGCATAGATGTGTAAAGAGTAATACAGCTAATTCGAAAATAAATTGTAGACcacaattcaaaaaaaattatgtACCAGGTGTCATATCCAATAGAGTTGCTTATTTGGCTCAACATGCATAGATTAGGGTATCACAACTGTAATGATCAATACCATAACCATGTCCGGGGAATAGTTTGGACCGCCATTGAACGCAGGCGAGACGCACGCCTTAGGCATAGACAAAGAATaccacaaaaaaaaaagcctGACCTCTCTTTCGCCCTCCCTTTTCTCTCTTTGGTACACACACAAAATAACATCTACAAAACTCAACATAAAATTGTTTAGTTCCAGTGGTGGAATTAAAAGAGAAAAACgcacatcaacaacaacaacaataacgaCAACGAGAacaagacaaaaaaaaaaaaatcacgCAAATTCTTATTAATCTAATCAGCtatcatttgtttttctaaTCATAACACCCATTCGGAACAGAAGATCGTTCATCGTCTTATATTAATTGTTGACATATAACTGTATTCGTGAGAGTTAAGTGTCACATTAGAGATTGTATTTTTACTTAGAGTGTATTATAGAAACAATTATTCGATTTTCACCTCATTGTACaatcatttattcatttgtttttatctTCCCATTTCCACCTCTTTGTTAAATATTTTGTCGTTTCATCTggataataaatcaaatgacAATGGATAGTGGAGGTGTTCAACAGATAGTATCTGCATTGCAAATCGTATACGACCCCAAATCTACAAATGATCAAAGAAGAGAAGCACAAACGTTTTTAGATACCATCAAATCAAACGAGGAAAGTCCTTTTTGGGGTTACCAATTGGCATTACCAGAAAATAATGGCGACAACTACATTGTAAGGTACTTTGGATTGTCACTATTACAACAATCGATAACTGCAAACTTTCACACTTTTGATCCAACAAAGACAGCTGCCGTAAAGCAATggataattgatttatcaacCAAAGTCGAGCCAAGTGATCCTCATTACATTAAGGAAAAGATTGCTTTGTTATGGGTCTCAATAGCAAAGAGAGTTTGGGGAAATCATTTGATCAAATCACGAGACTCTCATCACAACAGTGTTGACGAAAACAcaacattatcaacaaatctagataacaataataaactgTCGACTTCTATCACAGAACAAGAATCTGCCGATGGTTGGGTATCTATGGATGCTGATTTGTTAAAATTGTGGAATAACAACGTTACTTGTCGAGAACTTTCGTTGATCATTATTAGAACATTGTTCGAAGACATCTACTTGTTGGATGATCCAATCTCCTCAAAAAGAAGCACcttattgaatcaattatcGATTTTGATTGTGACTCCTCAAAGTGTATTAGAATCTATGTATGAAAACAACCCTAACGTTACAATCTGCAAAGCACTGGCTGAAGGTTGGTTTATAACCTGGTCAAGATATTTGGTTGAATTGTTAACTAACAACGATTATAAAGACAAGATTTGCCAAGCATTTGTGCCCAAGATATTATCGGCATTCAAAACTTGTTTACATTGGATCAATCCTTCAGTGTTGAGACAAGAAAATATCATGCAAACGTTAATTGGTATATTAACTATTCCTGATGTAccaatgaaaattttaGCCGTTGATTGTTTGCatattttatttacaaGAACATACACCCAACCTGAAGATTTCGATTTTTTCATTGGCTCTGTGTTTACCAGTGAAGGCATAACAAAATTAAGTGAGTTTTATCACTCATTACATTTAGATCCAGATGATGTGGACGAGGTTGTATATTCGCTTTTGAAGAAAACAGTGGAAATGATAGTATCTTTGAGTGAGTACTTGAATATTGCCTCAAGAAATAAAGTTTCTTGGGAAAGTTCTGATGTTGATGGTTACTTGAAATTGGTGTTGGAGACAACAAGCCACCCTAGTTTGATAATTAGTGGTTTATCGTTGCAGATGTGGATCACCATATTAAGATTCGATGAACTAAGTGCGAAACCTCAATTTGTTAAACTCATGCCAGATTTGCTAGAGATTGCTGCTAATAGAACCATAAATTATACCTACGATGAGAATAATATCTCGAAGAAATTTTTAGACGTGGATTTCGATTCAACTCCTGATGCCAATTCATTTTTGCAAAACTATAGAAAATTCAATGAAGATATTACACGTATCACGGTGTGCAAGGATCCTGAAAATGGATTGGCATGGCTCGAAAATAGACTTCAAGTATTTTTCAGCTCAGAATTGGGTGGCAAGTGCatcaatgaatttaaattaGGCGAAAAGTCAGAAGAGTTCAATTATGGGTCATCACAACTTAGCACAATTGACTACACTTTACGTGGGGTCACGCGTTGGAACGAATGGTATAATCGAGAGGAcaaaaatgatattaaGGAGagattaaataaattagttGAATCTTTATGTGAACGTTTATTGGCGATGAATTTTGCCAGCCCCTTATTGGTTAGAAAGCAGATGCAAACATTAGTTCATTTTGCACCACTTTTGAAAGATGTCAACCCACCACTCATGTTCAGAGCTTTAGAAAAAATTCTTACTACAGCTACTTACCCCTATCCACCTAATGTTTCAGATGAGGACATGGAATTGATTAGAGATTTAAGAGGTAGTTGCGGAACCGAGCTAAATAGATATGCCTACATGATGCCTGAAGGGTTGAGTAAGATATTTACCGATTTAGAGAATGCCATTGCCAACATATTGTCTGCGAAAAAAGTCAGTGATCATGAAAATGTTGCACTTAAATCGTTTCTTTTGGTGATTGCGTTTAGATCGTCTATTGGAAATAAAGATGAAATATTTGCAAAGATTGTCGACCCAGATTTAGCTGCATGGTCTGCACCTGAAACAGAAAAAGGATTGATGGATTTGCATTGGTTTATGGAGAGAATTggtattgttgaaattgcCTCATATTTCCAAAGTCGTGGGATAACTGCAACCACAAACCTTTTAGAGGCAAAAATGGACGAAGAAGgtaaattgttgaaaaccAAGCTAAAGGATCATTGGTCGTCTATTTTCCCAATAAGAGCAACAAGAATTTTCATTCAGTATAGTATAGAAAAGTTGAACCACAATTCTCCTGAATATTTGCATCTATTGAAGCTTTGGAAACCAAGAATTCAGCCGATTGTGCCGCATATCTTACAGTTATTGACACAAATCCAAGCTTATCATGATCCTCAAAATTGGAACGATTTACCAATTGAAGTTCAATCGTTTGTGAAAGAGAGTTGTACCGAGAGATTTTGGCAACAAGGAGTGTCTATTCAATCGAAAGAAACATTTATGGAGGAGAATGTTAAGGCTGCCTTGACATTGAGAGACTTTGCAGATTCCGTTGGCCATTTGATTAGATATACTCGAGAATATGCATTTTTGACGGTGGGTTCGATAGCTCAGTTGGAAGACACGTTATACGAAATTCCTGGTGTTGCCCTGATGATCTGGAAAGCGGTGGCAGGCGATACTGTGGGTGTTACGTTACATAGTTGGAAACATATGATAAACAGTTGTTTAAGAGTGgttattaaattttgtcCTGTCAAGTATGTTGAAGTATTTATGAGTGAACTATTGCCAGCAGTGTTTTCAGACTTGGATAAGTTACTTGTCGATAGATGGGCTAAAATAAGTGGCAATGGAATACAATTGCAAGGAAACGAAGATGACGAAACATTGTCTGAAGAGATGATGGAAGAGCATATGTTAAGGCAATTGACTGCTACTATTGTGAGGTTATTGATGGATGTAGTTGGTCAGTATAATACTAGACCGGCTACCGACACACAATTTGCATGCAAGAAATTAGTGGCAGAGAATAAAGAAGTTTTAGCTCCATTCTTACAAATATGTTgtcatttgtttttgtttaaagATACAAAGTGCTCTTTCAATACTATTTTGGTGATACGTAATATTTTGCCTGATGTTGTGTTAAAGGACGATGAAGTTGATAAGTATCTTTCTGATCACCTCATCAAATCTTTGCTCCAGGTATTGCTTGATGATTATTTTGCTGAAACACACAGTGAAGCTGCAATTGCATTAACAACTTTGTATTGTGCCTTGAGATCCAAAAACGACTACCCAGCCAgaattttgattcaaaacttacaaaatataaataccAGAGACATCAGTAGTTTTGAGTCTCAGTTGGTGAATTCAAAATCCTTGCGCCACCAAAGAGGCGCTTTACTAGATTTGGTGAGAAGATCTAAAAACCAGGAGATTGATGAAATGTCtaagagaaagaaagagttGGAGGCAGTATCTATAGCCAATAGGAAAAAGAGAAATGGTGGTGTAGATGTCATGAATGATCCATACACTGAGAATGGTGCATTGGGACAATTGTTCGGTGAAgattaaagaagaaaaagaaaacatgTATGTATGACCAAGTTGATCTATCAATGATTGATGTTGTATTTAGTCTTTTGTTATATCCTATTTGAATGTAAATTTGAGATGTTCATTAACTGTAAAGTTTATGACACCAGTGTAAAGAATTATGTGGCTTTTTGAAACacatatattattaatttccGAAAACTCCTCCTAGTTTGGTGTATTATCCGGGTAAATGTCGCGGgatttttctctttttctttcttttttgtcGTTTTTGATTAGTTTTTCAGTAATCgttaattctttttttttttttttttgtccaGTGTCAAACGGAGGatcaaattataaacaaataagaCGAACTTTGCAACATCAAGtgtatcaaaaaaattaaattcaaaccCATTAGTACTTTAAATATGCCCATTACATCACTTGAATCGTATTTATTTGAACGTAAATTTGCTAATGCAAGCTCGATTGAGATTTTACAGAATGCCGTTATTGGGATCGACGTCGAACATTATTTGAGTCGAATTTACACTTTTAAGAAAGAACAATTTTTACCAGCTATTGGCGGAGCTCCTTCTTCATTAAGAGATTATATTAAATCGGATTTGAAGGTTTTCCAAgaatttaatattaaacCTATTTTTGTCATATCCGGGTTACACACTCAATTGGAACAAAAgtacaaaaataatttgatagAATTTGATACCCAACATGTTGAAAATACCTGGAATAAAGTCAATAGCAAGGATCCCTATGGACATGGttttcatcatcagcaCTCTCATTCCCATAGTGCCAATATTGATGGTTTCCGTAATTTGAATGAACCATTACCGATTTATTCTATGATTAACtatataatcaaattctttttggaattcgatattgattatatgATAAGTCCATATGATGCATCGTTTCAATTGTCGTATTTGTATCAATCTGGAATCATTGATATTGTATACGGTTCAACAGATTTGTTACTTACTAAAATTGATAAGTTTATTTTGGGAATGGAATTCCAATCGAAAGATTTTAGATTTgtcaataaaaataaagtaCTAAAAGGGTTGAATTTGAGTGAACgacaatttcttgatttatGTATAATTGTTGGTTGTGGGGTCCAACCAGAGACTTTCCCATTATTCTCGGCCTTGTCCAATAAGCCACCTTCGGGAGGGGATATGCCATCATCGTCGTCGACATCCTCATATGGAGTTGGTGGCTCTGCTATTGGCAGCGGTAGTGCCCCTGGTGCTCCTGGTTCCGGTTCTGGTCCAGCAGGCCCAGGCGCTGGGTCGCAGTTGAGTTACTTCAAAATTGGATTAGATATTCTTTATCAATATGCTCAGTTTAGTGGAGACAATTCTAGCTTATTGGGGTACATCATTACTCTCAATAATCCCAAATTATTGGACTTGTATTACAAGGGGGTATGTGCTATTCGCTATATGCCAATTCTAAACCAAGAAGGGTATGTTGAGTTGTACCATGTTGCAATGGCCAAGTTAGGGTTGAgtgaaaatattgattttttgcatcaagaagaagaggtTGTGGGTGGTCAAATACAAGCAGAAAATCAACAAGTTAAAGGTAGAAATGCCGAAGTGAAACAAACGAAACAGGGTGGTGAGACAGACAAcgaaaaat contains:
- the RPF1 gene encoding rRNA-binding ribosome biosynthesis protein (Putative nucleolar protein with a predicted role in the assembly and export of the large ribosomal subunit; essential for growth; rat catheter and Spider biofilm induced), whose translation is MGTSTSEALKNIKNKQRRQKVFAEIKHEKNKQRHKQRAERAKEERENPELREERIAANIPDTIDSKRIYDETIAAEVEGDDEFQSYFTNLLEEPKILLTTSANAKKPAYEFADMIMDFLPNVTFIKRKKEYTMQDMAKYCSNRDFTALLVINEDKKKVNGITLINLPEGPTFYFSITSIVDGKRIKGHGKAGDYLPEIVLNNFNSRLGKTVGRLFQSIFPHKPELQGRQVITLHNQRDYIFFRRHRYIFRNEEKVGLQELGPQFTLKLRRMQKGVRGDVVWEHRPDMERDKKKFYL
- the MSN5 gene encoding karyopherin (Predicted karyopherin involved in nuclear import and export of proteins; flow model biofilm induced; Spider biofilm induced), with protein sequence MTMDSGGVQQIVSALQIVYDPKSTNDQRREAQTFLDTIKSNEESPFWGYQLALPENNGDNYIVRYFGLSLLQQSITANFHTFDPTKTAAVKQWIIDLSTKVEPSDPHYIKEKIALLWVSIAKRVWGNHLIKSRDSHHNSVDENTTLSTNLDNNNKSSTSITEQESADGWVSMDADLLKLWNNNVTCRELSLIIIRTLFEDIYLLDDPISSKRSTLLNQLSILIVTPQSVLESMYENNPNVTICKASAEGWFITWSRYLVELLTNNDYKDKICQAFVPKILSAFKTCLHWINPSVLRQENIMQTLIGILTIPDVPMKILAVDCLHILFTRTYTQPEDFDFFIGSVFTSEGITKLSEFYHSLHLDPDDVDEVVYSLLKKTVEMIVSLSEYLNIASRNKVSWESSDVDGYLKLVLETTSHPSLIISGLSLQMWITILRFDELSAKPQFVKLMPDLLEIAANRTINYTYDENNISKKFLDVDFDSTPDANSFLQNYRKFNEDITRITVCKDPENGLAWLENRLQVFFSSELGGKCINEFKLGEKSEEFNYGSSQLSTIDYTLRGVTRWNEWYNREDKNDIKERLNKLVESLCERLLAMNFASPLLVRKQMQTLVHFAPLLKDVNPPLMFRALEKILTTATYPYPPNVSDEDMELIRDLRGSCGTELNRYAYMMPEGLSKIFTDLENAIANILSAKKVSDHENVALKSFLLVIAFRSSIGNKDEIFAKIVDPDLAAWSAPETEKGLMDLHWFMERIGIVEIASYFQSRGITATTNLLEAKMDEEGKLLKTKLKDHWSSIFPIRATRIFIQYSIEKLNHNSPEYLHLLKLWKPRIQPIVPHILQLLTQIQAYHDPQNWNDLPIEVQSFVKESCTERFWQQGVSIQSKETFMEENVKAALTLRDFADSVGHLIRYTREYAFLTVGSIAQLEDTLYEIPGVASMIWKAVAGDTVGVTLHSWKHMINSCLRVVIKFCPVKYVEVFMSELLPAVFSDLDKLLVDRWAKISGNGIQLQGNEDDETLSEEMMEEHMLRQLTATIVRLLMDVVGQYNTRPATDTQFACKKLVAENKEVLAPFLQICCHLFLFKDTKCSFNTILVIRNILPDVVLKDDEVDKYLSDHLIKSLLQVLLDDYFAETHSEAAIALTTLYCALRSKNDYPARILIQNLQNINTRDISSFESQLVNSKSLRHQRGALLDLVRRSKNQEIDEMSKRKKELEAVSIANRKKRNGGVDVMNDPYTENGALGQLFGED
- the RHD2 gene encoding Rhd2p (Predicted ORF in retrotransposon Tca4 with similarity to the Gag region encoding nucleocapsid-like protein; overlaps blocked reading frame orf19.2668.1; yeast-enriched transcript; rat catheter biofilm induced) encodes the protein MAEFSDAELRKMMGTLSLLVQDSRREINHLHDKLENNSDSKYQSLETYINSKYADTIKSFEKLKYLDIDNSELVNTWIMCFNQVKRFHPQVFDAFMEAENEDEIGIEKIQYTPYTGKHLNDMIRIFYMKISELIERKVSPNVSREMNDGQPQFVPNLFKKVYEMIISKPDVSAAERIGKALFKLQSKSRELERESAFLLCQHLMTNDHQHDDIILKFLVSGVSPWYLHSQIYMSSYKLGFSNLFLEIYAQHYELYKADPIYKLPDSMTLLNEIRSNRDYPKVVNAAKNTVQVNNVSSKNNKKKDE